The Marinilongibacter aquaticus genome has a window encoding:
- a CDS encoding LytR/AlgR family response regulator transcription factor: MNKIRTILIDDEAHCNETLQYYIQKVARELQVLAVFTAPQDALDWLKENEVDLIFLDIQMPGLTGFEFLAQLRPFDFEVVFLTAYDQFAIKAIKYSALDYLQKPIQESELRQTVKKLQHKKEEDVHNSLFDHLLKIVENQEKGLNKISLPTAKGFVFLDTVQIVWCQSAEEHSQIKLDDGSEYCIALSLAEIENRLSTPLFMRIHKEYLVQKSHILQFVDGSLASVVMSDQRKIPISRYRKDSIKQEILLT, translated from the coding sequence ATGAATAAAATCCGAACCATCCTCATTGACGATGAAGCACATTGCAATGAAACCTTGCAGTATTATATTCAAAAGGTAGCCAGAGAACTTCAGGTTTTGGCGGTTTTCACCGCTCCTCAAGACGCTCTGGATTGGTTAAAGGAAAATGAGGTGGATCTGATCTTTTTGGACATCCAAATGCCGGGCCTGACCGGATTCGAATTTCTCGCCCAATTGAGACCTTTTGATTTTGAAGTTGTTTTCCTCACCGCCTACGATCAGTTCGCCATCAAGGCCATCAAGTATTCCGCACTGGATTACCTGCAAAAACCTATTCAGGAAAGCGAACTCCGCCAAACGGTTAAGAAATTGCAGCACAAAAAAGAGGAAGATGTACACAATTCCCTTTTCGATCATTTGCTCAAAATTGTAGAAAATCAGGAGAAAGGTTTAAATAAAATCTCTTTGCCCACGGCCAAAGGTTTTGTGTTTTTGGATACCGTTCAAATTGTCTGGTGCCAAAGTGCTGAAGAGCACTCGCAAATCAAGCTCGACGATGGTTCTGAATACTGCATCGCCCTTTCATTAGCCGAAATAGAAAACCGTCTGTCTACACCTTTATTTATGCGGATTCACAAAGAATACCTCGTGCAGAAATCGCACATTCTGCAATTTGTGGACGGTTCTTTGGCCTCCGTTGTCATGTCCGATCAGAGGAAAATACCCATTTCACGTTACCGCAAAGACAGCATTAAGCAAGAAATACTGTTGACTTGA
- a CDS encoding DUF1801 domain-containing protein, producing the protein MEESLDQFYLDQAEPHKSCLLALRNLILQSDELLTETRKYGMPCFCYKKKALCYLWKDKKTGEPYILMVEGKRLQHPKLEQGERSRMKIFPVDSSADLPIEEIRTLLEEALQLYQSGSIKVK; encoded by the coding sequence ATGGAAGAAAGTCTTGACCAATTTTATCTCGACCAAGCGGAGCCTCACAAAAGCTGTTTGCTCGCCCTGCGAAATCTGATTTTACAAAGCGATGAGCTTTTGACCGAAACCAGAAAATACGGCATGCCTTGTTTCTGCTACAAAAAGAAGGCCCTTTGCTACCTCTGGAAAGACAAAAAAACTGGCGAACCTTATATTTTGATGGTAGAAGGCAAACGCCTTCAGCATCCGAAATTGGAACAAGGTGAACGCTCACGAATGAAAATATTTCCGGTCGACTCTTCCGCAGATTTGCCCATCGAAGAAATACGTACGCTTCTGGAAGAAGCCTTGCAGCTCTACCAAAGCGGATCGATCAAAGTAAAGTAA
- a CDS encoding SDR family oxidoreductase, which translates to MKLNNNTILITGGSSGIGLELAKKLMDLQNKVIITGRDEEKLKEAQRALPGLEIFQSDVSQLAAIEALYKAVIAAFPNLNILINNAGIMRNLDLQDAENTPENINREIEINLSGPIRMTQQFLPHLKKQAEAAIVNVSSGLAYVSFSPSPVYSATKAGLHSYSQALRMQLQNTQIKVFEIAPPATSTSLMDRFSADLGPGSSGPIMDTEKMVKVAIRGMQRDTFEIRPGMSKALFALSRLVPNFAVGMLHKSVERNKKA; encoded by the coding sequence ATGAAACTCAACAACAATACCATTTTAATTACAGGAGGTTCCAGTGGAATTGGCCTGGAACTGGCCAAGAAATTGATGGATCTTCAAAACAAAGTGATTATCACGGGAAGAGATGAAGAAAAACTGAAAGAAGCCCAAAGGGCTTTGCCGGGTTTAGAAATCTTTCAAAGTGATGTCAGTCAATTGGCCGCCATCGAAGCACTCTATAAAGCCGTAATTGCCGCTTTCCCCAATTTGAATATCTTGATCAACAATGCGGGTATTATGCGAAACCTTGACCTGCAAGATGCGGAAAATACACCTGAAAATATCAATCGGGAAATCGAAATTAACCTTTCGGGTCCTATTCGAATGACTCAGCAATTTCTTCCTCATTTGAAGAAGCAAGCAGAAGCCGCCATCGTAAATGTAAGCTCGGGTTTGGCGTATGTGTCTTTCAGTCCATCGCCCGTGTACAGTGCCACAAAAGCAGGCCTTCACTCCTATTCTCAGGCCCTGCGAATGCAATTGCAAAACACGCAAATCAAAGTTTTTGAAATCGCTCCACCCGCTACATCTACAAGTTTGATGGACCGCTTTTCGGCAGATTTGGGCCCCGGAAGCTCTGGCCCTATAATGGATACCGAAAAAATGGTTAAAGTGGCCATTCGAGGTATGCAAAGGGATACATTCGAAATCAGGCCAGGCATGAGCAAAGCCTTGTTTGCATTGAGCCGACTGGTGCCCAATTTTGCCGTCGGTATGTTGCACAAGTCTGTAGAAAGAAATAAAAAGGCCTAA
- a CDS encoding sodium:solute symporter family protein → MLIFCIFLYLLCTVAIGWYASRFVHNAQDFAIAGRRMPTYVVASGLFATWFGSETIMGAPSEFLSNGLLGVIEDPFGAALCLFMIGFFFAKPLYKLNILTFSDYFRIRFSKKVEWISALFMIPSYFSWIAAQLVALAVILQSVSGLPFQWGIFLGALVVTFYTYVGGMWSVAITDTIQTLIIVLGLGYLAISLFLDLGFTALKAYPFPEDFFRFTPKSQSVSQWLLYFSAWITIGWGSTPQQDIFQRVLSAKSAKVAVQGAHWSGFMYLSIAILPLAISLFGKILYPEIGGDDPQMAIPQLVLKHTALGMQIIFFGALLSAILSTCSGAVLAPATVFGENLIRPLWGKKIDDENLLKMMRLSVVFIMCIAVFMAFQRGNIYELVGESSALSLVALFVPLVAGLYWKKAQALGAILSMCLGTASWGILNFVYEAPLAMLYGLLFSIIGMWIGSIPALSKNASHSS, encoded by the coding sequence GTGCTGATTTTCTGTATATTCCTCTACCTGCTGTGTACGGTAGCCATTGGTTGGTATGCTTCGCGTTTTGTGCACAATGCACAAGATTTTGCCATTGCGGGTAGACGTATGCCCACATACGTAGTGGCTTCTGGTTTATTCGCCACTTGGTTTGGCTCGGAAACCATAATGGGTGCCCCTTCCGAGTTCCTTTCCAATGGCTTGCTTGGCGTTATCGAAGACCCATTCGGAGCCGCCTTATGCCTTTTTATGATTGGCTTTTTCTTTGCAAAACCTTTGTACAAACTCAACATTCTCACCTTCAGCGATTATTTCCGTATTCGTTTCAGCAAAAAGGTGGAATGGATTTCGGCCTTGTTTATGATCCCTTCTTATTTCAGTTGGATCGCCGCCCAATTGGTGGCTTTGGCGGTAATTTTGCAATCTGTATCGGGCTTGCCTTTTCAATGGGGCATTTTTCTGGGTGCACTCGTGGTCACTTTTTACACCTATGTGGGCGGCATGTGGTCCGTGGCGATTACCGACACCATTCAAACCTTGATCATCGTTTTGGGACTCGGCTATTTGGCCATCAGCCTTTTTCTCGATTTGGGATTTACAGCACTAAAGGCCTACCCTTTTCCTGAAGATTTCTTCCGCTTCACGCCCAAATCACAAAGTGTTTCTCAATGGCTGCTCTATTTCTCGGCATGGATCACTATTGGCTGGGGTTCTACTCCGCAACAGGATATTTTCCAAAGGGTACTTTCCGCGAAGTCGGCCAAAGTTGCTGTGCAAGGAGCACATTGGTCGGGCTTTATGTACTTGAGCATTGCAATTCTGCCGTTGGCCATTTCGCTTTTCGGTAAAATACTCTATCCCGAAATCGGTGGGGATGATCCACAAATGGCCATTCCGCAATTGGTATTGAAACATACCGCATTGGGCATGCAGATCATTTTTTTCGGAGCCTTATTGTCTGCTATATTGAGCACTTGCAGTGGAGCTGTACTCGCCCCCGCGACCGTATTTGGAGAAAACCTGATCCGGCCACTTTGGGGTAAAAAAATAGACGATGAAAACTTGTTAAAGATGATGCGTCTCTCTGTGGTTTTTATCATGTGCATCGCCGTTTTCATGGCTTTTCAAAGAGGCAATATTTACGAATTGGTGGGCGAATCATCGGCCTTGAGTTTGGTGGCTTTGTTTGTGCCTTTGGTGGCAGGTTTGTACTGGAAAAAAGCCCAGGCACTTGGAGCCATCTTGTCCATGTGTTTAGGCACCGCATCTTGGGGCATTTTGAATTTTGTGTACGAAGCCCCTTTGGCCATGCTTTACGGTTTGCTCTTCAGCATTATCGGTATGTGGATTGGCAGCATCCCTGCTCTATCAAAAAACGCATCGCATTCATCGTAA
- a CDS encoding sugar phosphate isomerase/epimerase family protein, translating to MIRRQFIKSAALTSVSALSFSPSFALKTAAERKFKIALNPGNIGVKGNLMEILDYAIQYGYEAISPYTQEVMNTYSDGQLRDFLDKFKAHNMSYDSVNLPVDYKKSRTSFNTEFKDLRRFCETMEKQGATRMNTWIMSSDDNLTYTENMKRTAYRLGECARVAKDYGISLGLEYLGPRTLVSLLRYPFIASMKEGKELIGEIGESNVGLVLDSFHWYCANDTIDDIRTLKPEDIITADINDARAGFTRVTQTEGKRELPLATGVINAKDFLQGLLDIGYDGPLRTEPFNKDLNDMDNDTALQINLDSVKKAFKQVGIQ from the coding sequence ATGATTCGTCGTCAATTTATCAAATCAGCGGCCCTTACTTCGGTTTCGGCTTTGTCGTTCTCTCCTTCTTTTGCTCTGAAAACAGCTGCGGAAAGGAAATTCAAAATCGCTCTGAACCCGGGCAATATAGGTGTGAAAGGCAATTTGATGGAAATATTGGACTATGCCATTCAGTACGGCTACGAAGCGATAAGCCCCTATACGCAGGAGGTGATGAACACATATTCCGACGGCCAATTGCGTGATTTTTTGGATAAGTTCAAGGCTCACAACATGTCTTACGATTCGGTGAATTTGCCCGTGGATTACAAAAAGTCAAGAACGAGCTTCAATACTGAATTCAAAGACCTGCGGCGTTTCTGCGAAACAATGGAAAAGCAAGGGGCCACGCGGATGAACACTTGGATTATGTCTTCCGACGACAACCTGACCTACACCGAGAACATGAAACGCACGGCCTATCGATTGGGTGAATGTGCACGCGTGGCCAAAGACTACGGCATTTCTCTGGGTTTGGAATATCTTGGCCCGCGGACTTTGGTCTCATTGTTGCGTTATCCGTTTATTGCATCCATGAAAGAAGGCAAAGAATTGATTGGCGAAATTGGGGAAAGCAACGTGGGGCTTGTGCTCGACAGTTTTCATTGGTATTGTGCGAACGACACCATCGACGATATACGCACATTGAAACCAGAAGACATCATTACCGCAGACATAAATGATGCCCGAGCGGGTTTCACGCGTGTCACTCAAACGGAAGGCAAGCGTGAATTGCCTTTGGCCACAGGTGTGATCAACGCCAAGGATTTTCTCCAGGGTTTGTTGGATATTGGCTACGATGGCCCATTACGCACTGAGCCTTTCAACAAGGATTTGAACGATATGGACAACGATACGGCTTTGCAGATCAATTTGGATAGCGTGAAAAAGGCCTTTAAGCAGGTTGGAATTCAGTGA
- a CDS encoding MarC family protein, whose product MLTEITTKILFLFAVIDPLGSVPVYLEATKHFDLKHKHKIAKRAALVAFGILLFFILVGQVILEGMKVSLDAFQISGGVVLFLFALTMVFGEGKPGSEKHLIKDYKHVTIFPVAIPSIASPGAIMAVVLLTDNHVYSFQQQAITTSLVFVVIMITMALLLFANKVQQQIGEYGITVISKIMGLILASYAVQSILSGIKSFFLT is encoded by the coding sequence ATGCTTACCGAAATTACAACCAAAATACTTTTTCTGTTCGCGGTTATCGACCCTTTGGGTTCGGTGCCGGTTTATCTCGAAGCCACGAAGCACTTCGATTTGAAACACAAACATAAAATAGCCAAAAGAGCAGCCCTTGTGGCTTTTGGCATTCTTCTATTCTTTATTTTAGTTGGTCAGGTAATTTTGGAGGGCATGAAAGTCTCGCTAGACGCCTTTCAGATTTCTGGAGGTGTGGTGCTTTTTCTTTTCGCCCTGACCATGGTTTTCGGCGAAGGGAAACCGGGTTCTGAAAAGCATTTGATCAAAGATTACAAGCACGTTACAATCTTCCCCGTGGCCATTCCGTCCATCGCTTCTCCGGGGGCCATTATGGCCGTGGTTTTATTGACAGACAACCACGTATACAGTTTCCAGCAACAGGCCATCACCACTTCTTTGGTTTTTGTGGTGATCATGATCACCATGGCTCTCTTGCTTTTTGCCAATAAGGTGCAACAGCAAATCGGAGAATACGGAATTACCGTAATCAGTAAAATAATGGGTTTAATTTTGGCTTCTTATGCGGTGCAAAGCATTTTGAGCGGAATCAAAAGCTTTTTTCTGACCTAA
- a CDS encoding FkbM family methyltransferase → MNKKVLLRLLKPIRSQRFWELVYRTALYKMNFGNGGNLYSSGELWVANFIKSQLEGEKRVILFDVGANTGKYAIEMAKIFDENTSIYAFEPSKITFEKLKNSTAPFVQITAVNLGFGAEKKEEKLYFNKEGSSLASIYQRNLEHYGIAMDQSEEIRLDRLDDYCISQKISTVHFLKIDVEGHEMGVLQGAKHMLDRKLIHFIQFEFGGSHIDSRNYFQDFYFFLSPNYRIYRILADGLHEIKKYDEMHEIFMAINYLAIRK, encoded by the coding sequence ATGAATAAAAAAGTGCTTCTCCGCTTACTGAAACCCATTCGTTCCCAACGTTTCTGGGAGTTGGTATACCGTACCGCACTGTACAAAATGAATTTCGGCAATGGCGGCAATCTGTACAGTAGCGGAGAGCTTTGGGTGGCCAATTTTATCAAATCACAATTGGAGGGAGAGAAAAGAGTTATCCTGTTTGATGTAGGGGCGAATACTGGAAAATATGCCATAGAAATGGCTAAAATATTCGACGAAAACACAAGCATTTATGCGTTCGAACCTTCAAAAATAACTTTCGAAAAATTAAAGAATAGCACAGCCCCCTTCGTTCAAATCACTGCTGTAAACCTCGGCTTCGGAGCCGAAAAGAAAGAAGAAAAGCTCTATTTTAATAAAGAGGGCTCCAGTTTAGCCTCTATCTATCAAAGGAATTTGGAGCATTACGGAATTGCCATGGATCAAAGCGAAGAAATCCGCCTGGATCGGTTGGACGACTACTGCATTTCTCAAAAAATAAGCACTGTGCATTTCCTGAAAATCGATGTCGAAGGGCATGAAATGGGTGTACTGCAAGGAGCGAAACATATGCTTGACCGCAAGCTAATTCATTTTATTCAGTTTGAATTTGGCGGAAGCCATATCGATTCCAGAAATTACTTCCAAGATTTCTACTTTTTTCTATCGCCCAATTACCGCATTTATCGTATTCTAGCCGATGGACTTCATGAAATAAAAAAATACGATGAAATGCATGAAATATTTATGGCGATCAATTATTTAGCCATTCGAAAATAA
- a CDS encoding 3-keto-disaccharide hydrolase produces the protein MKYIALSFFSCILFIHEGQAQKTKKIFNGKNLDGWHSSEPNKGNWTVEKGILHVKSSEDKKGSILWTEKEYTDFIVEADYKDISGTVDTGIFLRSEKDQIQIGISGSLKRDMTGSPYIPGKSYPVEAKVEGVLKPMDWNHIKVKLQGDTYTVWLNGKEVMTYSSEDLPEKGPVGLQLHPNRVMAVDYKNIKLAEI, from the coding sequence ATGAAATACATTGCTCTCAGCTTTTTCAGCTGCATTCTGTTCATTCATGAAGGACAGGCTCAAAAAACAAAGAAAATCTTCAATGGAAAAAACCTAGACGGCTGGCATAGCTCTGAACCCAACAAAGGCAATTGGACGGTAGAAAAGGGCATTCTGCACGTAAAAAGCTCTGAAGACAAAAAGGGCAGTATCCTTTGGACAGAAAAGGAATACACCGATTTCATTGTAGAAGCCGACTACAAAGACATTTCCGGCACCGTAGATACAGGCATTTTCTTGCGGTCTGAGAAAGACCAAATTCAAATCGGGATATCGGGTTCTTTGAAAAGAGACATGACCGGATCGCCCTACATTCCGGGAAAAAGTTACCCTGTAGAAGCCAAAGTGGAAGGTGTTTTAAAACCTATGGATTGGAATCACATCAAAGTGAAATTGCAAGGCGACACGTATACGGTTTGGTTGAACGGCAAAGAAGTAATGACTTACAGCTCGGAAGATTTGCCCGAAAAAGGGCCCGTTGGCTTGCAATTGCACCCCAATCGGGTAATGGCCGTCGATTATAAAAACATCAAACTGGCAGAAATCTAA
- a CDS encoding phosphoribosylpyrophosphate synthetase, which translates to MGSTEKYETLSIALKSLSDRGYPTDFNLLKSHHAQNDPVWMELMENQFRIVEVHRFDGMTNVDDESVLYVIETDKGVKGTLLDAYGVDADPSLTSIIRKMRLDL; encoded by the coding sequence ATGGGATCTACCGAAAAATACGAAACCCTGTCGATTGCACTAAAAAGCCTGTCGGACAGGGGTTATCCAACCGATTTCAATCTTCTGAAAAGTCACCACGCCCAAAACGACCCCGTGTGGATGGAACTTATGGAAAACCAGTTTAGAATAGTAGAAGTGCACCGTTTTGATGGCATGACCAATGTGGACGACGAATCTGTGCTTTACGTAATCGAAACCGACAAGGGTGTAAAGGGTACCCTACTCGATGCCTACGGTGTAGATGCCGACCCCAGTCTCACGAGTATTATTCGTAAAATGCGACTCGACCTTTAA
- the dnaK gene encoding molecular chaperone DnaK codes for MGKIIGIDLGTTNSCVAVMEGNEPVVIANSEGSRTTPSIVAFLENGEKKVGAPAKRQAITNPKNTIASVKRFMGKKFSEVSSEMKTIAYTVEKGTNDTPRVKIGDRQYTPQEISAFILQKMKQTAEDYLGTEVTEAVVTVPAYFNDAERQATKEAGTIAGLDVKRIINEPTAAALAYGLDKQDKDATVAVFDLGGGTFDVSVLELGDGVFEVKATDGDTHLGGDDFDQVIIEWLADEFKKDEGVDLRHDAMALQRLKEAAEKAKIELSSSTQAEINLPYIFPVDGVPKHLVRSLSRAKFEQLADSLFVRMMEPCKRAMKNAGLSNSQIDEVILVGGSTRIPRVQEEVEKFFGKKPSKNVNPDEAVAIGAAIQGGVLTGEVKDILLLDVIPLSLGIETMGGVLTKMIEANTTIPTNKVETFSTAADNQPSVELHVLQGERPMANQNRTLGRFHLDGIPPAPRGVPQIEVTFDVDANGILNVTAKDKGTGKQQNIRIEASSGLSDEEIQRMRDEAKANEEADKAAKEKVEKVNAADSMIFSTEKQLKEFGDKLSEGNKTAIEGALTELKAAHGTQDLAAIDAAMEKINAAWQAASQEIYAAQQAAGADPNAAAGDAQANAGAPSGEDEGVTDVNYEEVK; via the coding sequence ATGGGAAAAATAATAGGAATTGACTTAGGAACGACGAACTCCTGTGTGGCTGTAATGGAAGGGAACGAGCCTGTGGTAATTGCCAACAGCGAGGGTTCACGTACCACACCTTCAATTGTGGCATTCTTGGAGAATGGCGAAAAGAAAGTAGGTGCTCCTGCTAAACGTCAGGCAATCACCAATCCGAAAAACACCATCGCTTCTGTAAAGCGTTTCATGGGTAAAAAGTTTTCGGAAGTAAGCAGTGAAATGAAAACCATTGCTTACACAGTAGAAAAAGGAACTAACGATACCCCAAGGGTAAAAATTGGCGATAGACAATATACGCCTCAAGAAATCTCGGCATTCATCCTTCAAAAAATGAAACAAACAGCCGAAGACTATTTGGGCACAGAAGTAACTGAAGCGGTTGTCACCGTTCCCGCTTATTTCAACGACGCTGAGCGTCAGGCAACCAAAGAAGCCGGTACAATTGCCGGCCTTGATGTAAAAAGAATCATTAACGAACCTACCGCAGCCGCTTTGGCCTACGGTTTGGACAAACAAGATAAAGACGCTACCGTGGCCGTATTCGACCTTGGTGGTGGTACATTCGACGTATCGGTGCTCGAATTGGGCGACGGCGTATTCGAGGTAAAAGCTACAGATGGGGATACACACCTTGGTGGTGATGACTTCGACCAAGTAATTATCGAATGGCTTGCCGATGAGTTCAAAAAAGACGAAGGCGTAGATTTGCGTCACGATGCGATGGCTCTACAACGATTGAAAGAAGCCGCCGAAAAAGCAAAAATCGAATTGTCGAGCTCTACGCAGGCCGAAATCAATTTGCCGTACATCTTCCCAGTAGACGGTGTACCTAAGCACTTGGTTCGCAGCTTGTCAAGAGCGAAATTCGAACAATTGGCCGACTCGCTTTTCGTAAGAATGATGGAGCCGTGTAAGCGTGCAATGAAAAATGCAGGCCTTTCGAACAGCCAAATCGACGAAGTGATTTTGGTGGGTGGCTCAACACGTATCCCACGTGTTCAGGAAGAAGTGGAAAAATTCTTTGGCAAAAAACCATCGAAAAACGTAAACCCGGATGAAGCTGTAGCCATTGGTGCCGCTATTCAAGGGGGTGTATTGACTGGCGAAGTGAAAGACATTCTTTTGCTCGACGTAATTCCGCTTTCATTGGGTATCGAAACAATGGGTGGCGTATTGACCAAAATGATCGAAGCCAACACCACGATCCCTACAAACAAAGTAGAGACTTTCTCTACGGCTGCCGACAATCAGCCCTCTGTAGAATTGCACGTGTTGCAAGGCGAGCGTCCGATGGCCAATCAGAACCGTACCTTGGGACGCTTCCACCTAGACGGCATTCCGCCTGCACCTAGAGGAGTACCTCAAATCGAAGTGACTTTCGACGTGGATGCCAATGGTATCTTGAACGTGACAGCCAAAGATAAAGGCACTGGCAAACAGCAAAATATCCGTATCGAAGCGTCTAGCGGACTTTCGGATGAAGAAATCCAAAGAATGCGTGATGAAGCCAAAGCCAACGAAGAAGCGGACAAAGCGGCCAAAGAGAAAGTGGAAAAAGTGAATGCTGCAGATAGCATGATCTTCTCTACCGAAAAGCAATTGAAGGAGTTTGGCGACAAACTTTCTGAAGGCAACAAAACGGCCATCGAGGGGGCTTTGACAGAGCTTAAAGCTGCTCACGGCACGCAAGACCTTGCAGCTATTGATGCAGCAATGGAGAAAATAAACGCAGCATGGCAAGCGGCCTCTCAAGAGATTTACGCTGCCCAACAAGCTGCGGGAGCCGATCCGAATGCCGCTGCAGGTGATGCACAAGCCAATGCGGGTGCTCCTTCTGGCGAAGACGAAGGCGTTACCGACGTGAATTATGAAGAAGTGAAATAA